The sequence below is a genomic window from Arthrobacter sp. U41.
CGGGGTTGAGTTTCGCCCAGCCCTTCTGGGCCGCCGCCGCTGCCGTGGCGGCTTCACGGACATCGTCCACGGAAGCAAGGCCATAGCTGCCCAGCGTCCCGCCGGTGGCGGGCTCGACGGCGTCGGCTGTCCCGCCGCCGCCCGGGCGCCAGCCGTTGAGGTAGATCTTGCCCTCCCAGAGGGAGGCATCGAGCAGGGACATGTCCTGTCCTTTCGTGGGGATACGGTGTTCCGCACCGGCCGGTCGACTGTGAACCGGGCCGGGGCCTTCGTACATCACATGCCGCCGGGGGCGCAGCCGTCAAGGGTGCGGTGCGCTTTCGGGACGGCGGGGACGTTCGGCCCTACTTCGTCAGTGCACCGCTCGGACACAGTGGACCATGGCCAAGATCTATATCCCTTACGGGAGCGTTGAAGGACAGACAGCCCAGATCGCGGAGTACATCGCCGAGGTGATCCGGGCCCACGGGCACGAGGCGGATACGGGGGATCTCAAGCGTTCCGGCGACACCCTTCCGGGCGGCTACGACGGTGTCATTGTGGCGGCGTCCGTGCACATGGGCAAACACGAGGGGTTTGTTGCCGACTTTGTCCGGAAGAACCGCGGAGAGCTCGAACGTCTCCCGTCCGCCCTGGTTTCGGTCAGCCTGGCCGCCCACGGGGACGAGGAAAGCGCCGAGGGCTATGTGGCGAAGTTCGAGGAGGAGACCGGCTGGCGGCCGGCCCATGTCGGGATTTTCGGCGGCGCGCTGCTGTACACCCACTACAACTTCATCAAACGCCAGCTCATGAAGAAGATCACCAGGGACAAGGGGTCCCCGGACCTGGATACCTCCCGCGACTACGTCTATACCGAGTGGGACGGGGTCAAGCATTTCACGGAGGATTTCCTGGCCGGACTGGCTGCCCCGGCGGGTTAGGAACAGATGTGTGCGGCTCAGGAGCAGCCGCAGGACTCAGGATCGGGCGTAGGGCGGAACCGCGTGCCAGGGGGCGTAGGGCGTGAACCAGTGCTCGAAGCCCAGCCTGTCGGCGTCGTCCTCGAGAACGTCGAGCCTGTCCGAATAGAGCGCCTCACTGTCCGCGTCCCCCAGCAGGACTTCCTCGACCTCTGCCCGCCAGTCCGGGGGGAGGTCGAGCTCGTAGATATCCTCGGTGATTTCCGCCTGGTCGAGCAGGCAGCGCACGGCGAGTTCGGCCGCGAGGCATCCGGGGGCGGCCCACCCGCGGACCAGGCACGCGGTGACGTCGGCGGCGACAACGATGAGCTTCTGGGTGAATTTCGCGTCGTAGCTGGACGCGAACTGGGGCGGCAGCGAGGACAGTACCGAGGTCCCGGCGATGTCGGGCGGGGTGACGGTCTCCGGTGTGCCGAGAGTGCCCAGATCGCGGAAGAGCTGGTCGATCAGGATGCT
It includes:
- a CDS encoding flavodoxin domain-containing protein; the protein is MAKIYIPYGSVEGQTAQIAEYIAEVIRAHGHEADTGDLKRSGDTLPGGYDGVIVAASVHMGKHEGFVADFVRKNRGELERLPSALVSVSLAAHGDEESAEGYVAKFEEETGWRPAHVGIFGGALLYTHYNFIKRQLMKKITRDKGSPDLDTSRDYVYTEWDGVKHFTEDFLAGLAAPAG